In the genome of Segatella copri, one region contains:
- a CDS encoding GH3 auxin-responsive promoter family protein yields MSLTTIVSNVFKPRQKSLEKYVHDAETLQHDVLMRLLASGKNTEYGVKHLLNTTNSYEKFAQNVPVNTYEELKGDIDRMRHGEKDILWPGQVKWFAKSSGTTNDKSKFIPVSQDGLQNIHYKGGFDAVAYYLRNNPKSKIFDGKSLILGGSHSPNYNVSGSLVGDLSAILIENINPLANMVRVPKKETALLSDFEVKRDRIAHETLYKNVTNISGVPSWMLSVLVRVMELSGKKHLEEVWPNLEVFFHGGIAFTPYRKQYEQLITSPNMHYMETYNASEGFFGLQDDPADPAMSLMIDYDVFYEFIPMDEFGSDNPTVVPLWGVEVGKNYAMVITTSCGLWRYMIGDTVQFTSVNPYKFVITGRTKYFINAFGEELIMDNAEKGLAYACEKTGAQVAEYTAAPVYMDSNAKCRHQWLIEFSQEPASLDEFARLLDQKLQEINSDYEAKRFHDVTLQHLEIVKAKPGLFNEWLKSKGKLGGQHKIPRLSNSRKNIDEMLIMNQ; encoded by the coding sequence ATGAGTTTAACAACGATAGTAAGTAATGTTTTCAAGCCTCGCCAGAAGAGCTTGGAGAAGTATGTACATGATGCAGAGACATTGCAGCATGATGTACTGATGCGCCTTTTGGCATCGGGAAAAAACACCGAGTATGGTGTGAAGCATTTGCTCAATACAACAAACAGTTACGAGAAGTTTGCCCAGAATGTGCCGGTCAACACCTACGAGGAATTGAAGGGGGATATCGACCGTATGCGACATGGTGAAAAGGATATCCTTTGGCCGGGACAGGTGAAGTGGTTTGCCAAATCTTCGGGTACCACCAACGACAAGAGTAAGTTTATTCCTGTTTCGCAGGATGGATTGCAGAACATCCATTACAAAGGTGGCTTTGATGCCGTGGCATATTATCTGCGCAATAATCCTAAGAGCAAGATTTTCGATGGCAAGAGCCTGATTCTCGGCGGTAGCCATTCGCCTAATTATAATGTGTCGGGTAGTCTGGTGGGCGACTTGAGCGCCATCCTCATCGAGAACATCAATCCGCTTGCCAACATGGTGCGCGTGCCAAAGAAGGAGACGGCTCTGCTCAGCGACTTCGAGGTGAAGCGCGACCGCATTGCTCATGAAACCCTGTACAAGAACGTGACCAATATCTCGGGTGTTCCTAGCTGGATGCTCAGCGTGCTGGTGCGTGTGATGGAGCTTTCCGGCAAGAAGCATCTGGAGGAAGTGTGGCCAAACCTGGAGGTGTTTTTCCATGGCGGCATCGCCTTCACGCCTTATCGCAAGCAGTATGAGCAGCTCATTACTTCTCCTAACATGCATTATATGGAGACCTACAATGCCAGCGAGGGCTTCTTCGGCTTGCAGGACGACCCTGCAGACCCTGCCATGTCGCTCATGATAGATTACGATGTGTTCTACGAGTTCATCCCGATGGATGAGTTTGGCAGCGATAATCCTACCGTTGTTCCGCTCTGGGGTGTAGAAGTGGGCAAGAACTATGCCATGGTCATCACCACATCCTGCGGCTTGTGGCGCTATATGATAGGCGATACGGTGCAGTTTACCAGCGTGAACCCATATAAGTTTGTCATCACGGGCCGTACCAAGTACTTTATCAATGCCTTTGGTGAAGAACTGATCATGGATAATGCCGAAAAGGGATTGGCTTATGCCTGCGAAAAGACGGGAGCCCAGGTGGCAGAATATACCGCCGCTCCGGTTTATATGGACAGCAATGCCAAGTGCCGCCACCAGTGGCTCATCGAGTTCTCTCAGGAACCAGCCAGCCTGGATGAGTTCGCCCGATTGCTCGACCAGAAGTTGCAGGAAATCAACAGCGATTACGAGGCGAAGCGATTCCACGACGTCACCCTGCAGCATCTGGAGATAGTCAAGGCTAAGCCGGGACTCTTCAACGAGTGGCTCAAGAGCAAGGGCAAGCTGGGTGGCCAGCACAAGATTCCTCGCCTGAGCAACAGTCGCAAGAACATAGATGAGATGCTCATCATGAACCAGTAA
- the rnc gene encoding ribonuclease III, which produces MLNNFIDRIKLSFRKDKELYFSLYEILGFYPHDISYYKMALMHKSIMHRNAKGKPVNNERLEFLGDAVLDAVVGDIVYQHFPGKREGFLTNTRSKLVQRDTLNKLAQEMGINQLVLSNGHSSSHNSYMGGNAFEALVGAIYLDRGYDACMQFMQKRILAKMINIDKVAYKEVNFKSKLIEWSQKNRVKLDFVMLGQEKDKNGSPVFTYQVVMEGVKGGEGKGYSKKESQQLASKLTLERLRKEPQYIESVFTAKANRTKMEEEPVEGVPSTEVKEDFIISQEAEKQEPEVKHVNVFKEEVYSEKSSAVTEKAEEIAISEEQVAVQQTAGGNDEFDLSDITAEPKEMTREDIIAAAEAAAFGEEHE; this is translated from the coding sequence ATGCTGAATAATTTTATAGATAGAATAAAGCTCTCTTTCCGCAAGGATAAAGAGCTTTATTTTTCTTTGTACGAAATCCTAGGTTTTTATCCCCACGACATCAGTTATTACAAGATGGCGCTGATGCACAAGAGCATCATGCACCGCAACGCCAAGGGCAAGCCCGTAAACAACGAGCGCCTGGAGTTCTTGGGTGATGCTGTTCTGGATGCCGTGGTGGGCGACATCGTGTACCAGCACTTCCCTGGCAAGCGTGAGGGATTCCTGACCAATACCCGAAGCAAGCTAGTGCAGCGCGACACGCTCAACAAGTTGGCCCAGGAGATGGGCATCAACCAACTCGTATTATCCAATGGTCACAGTTCTTCTCATAACAGTTACATGGGAGGAAATGCTTTCGAGGCGTTGGTTGGAGCTATCTATCTGGACCGCGGTTACGATGCCTGCATGCAATTCATGCAGAAGCGCATCCTGGCAAAAATGATAAACATCGACAAGGTGGCTTACAAGGAGGTTAACTTCAAGAGCAAACTCATCGAATGGAGCCAGAAGAACCGTGTGAAGTTGGACTTCGTGATGCTGGGACAGGAGAAGGATAAGAACGGCAGCCCTGTGTTCACCTATCAGGTGGTGATGGAAGGTGTGAAGGGTGGAGAAGGCAAGGGTTACTCCAAGAAGGAGAGCCAGCAGCTTGCATCTAAGCTCACCCTGGAGCGCTTGCGCAAGGAACCGCAGTATATTGAATCTGTGTTTACTGCCAAGGCCAACCGTACGAAGATGGAAGAGGAACCTGTGGAAGGTGTGCCTTCTACCGAGGTGAAGGAAGATTTCATCATCTCGCAGGAGGCAGAGAAGCAGGAGCCTGAAGTGAAGCACGTGAATGTTTTCAAGGAAGAGGTTTATTCCGAAAAGTCTTCTGCCGTTACAGAGAAGGCCGAGGAGATTGCTATCTCTGAAGAGCAGGTTGCTGTTCAGCAAACAGCCGGTGGAAACGACGAGTTTGACTTGAGCGACATCACGGCAGAACCAAAGGAGATGACCCGAGAGGACATCATCGCTGCTGCCGAGGCAGCAGCGTTTGGAGAAGAACATGAATAA
- the fabF gene encoding beta-ketoacyl-ACP synthase II, protein MELKRVVVTGLGAVTPVGNTPEETWENLLAGKSGAAPITHFDTTNFKTKFACEVKDLNINEWIDRKEARKLDRYTQLAMIAAMQGVKDANIDLETEDLNNVGVVFGVGIGGIKTFEDEVSYFATHEENGPKFNPFFIPKMIADIASGQISIHFGFHGPNFTTTSACASSSNALADAFNLIRLGKANIIVSGGAEAAICACGVGGFNAMHALSTRNDDPEHASRPFSASRDGFIMGEGAGCLILEELEHAKARGAKIYAEMVGEGESADAYHITASHPEGLGAKLVMERALADANLKPEDIDYINVHGTSTHVGDISEAKAIKAVFGDAAYKLNISSTKSMTGHLLGAAGAVEAMACVLSVKNDIVPPTINHEEGDNDPELDYNLNFTFNKAQKREVRAALSNTFGFGGHNCCVVFKKYAE, encoded by the coding sequence ATGGAATTAAAGAGAGTTGTAGTAACAGGTCTTGGTGCTGTAACTCCAGTAGGTAATACTCCTGAGGAAACTTGGGAGAACCTCCTCGCTGGAAAGAGTGGTGCTGCGCCTATTACTCATTTCGATACAACTAATTTCAAGACAAAGTTCGCTTGCGAGGTGAAAGACCTGAACATCAATGAATGGATTGACCGTAAGGAGGCTCGCAAGCTCGACCGTTATACCCAGTTGGCTATGATTGCCGCTATGCAGGGTGTAAAGGATGCAAACATTGATCTTGAAACAGAAGATTTGAACAACGTTGGTGTTGTATTCGGTGTAGGTATCGGTGGTATCAAGACATTCGAGGATGAAGTGTCGTATTTCGCTACTCACGAGGAGAATGGTCCTAAGTTCAACCCATTCTTCATCCCTAAGATGATTGCTGATATCGCATCTGGTCAGATTTCAATCCATTTCGGATTCCACGGACCAAACTTTACCACAACATCTGCCTGCGCATCTTCTAGCAATGCATTGGCTGATGCCTTCAACCTGATTCGCTTGGGCAAGGCAAACATCATTGTTAGCGGTGGTGCCGAGGCTGCTATCTGCGCTTGTGGCGTAGGTGGTTTCAATGCCATGCATGCGTTGTCAACACGTAATGATGATCCTGAGCATGCTTCACGTCCATTCAGCGCTAGCCGCGATGGATTTATCATGGGCGAGGGTGCTGGCTGCTTGATTCTCGAGGAGCTGGAGCACGCTAAGGCTCGTGGTGCGAAGATTTATGCTGAGATGGTAGGTGAGGGCGAGAGTGCCGACGCTTATCATATCACAGCTTCTCATCCAGAAGGTCTCGGTGCCAAGCTCGTTATGGAGCGCGCACTTGCTGATGCCAATCTGAAGCCAGAGGACATTGACTACATCAATGTTCACGGTACATCTACTCACGTGGGTGATATCTCTGAGGCTAAGGCTATCAAGGCAGTCTTCGGTGATGCAGCTTACAAGCTCAACATCAGTTCTACCAAGTCAATGACTGGTCACCTCCTCGGTGCTGCTGGTGCAGTAGAGGCTATGGCCTGTGTTCTTAGTGTGAAGAACGATATCGTTCCTCCTACTATCAACCACGAAGAGGGTGACAACGATCCAGAGCTCGATTACAACCTGAACTTCACATTCAACAAAGCTCAGAAGCGTGAGGTTCGTGCAGCATTGAGCAATACTTTCGGATTCGGTGGTCACAACTGCTGTGTAGTATTCAAGAAGTATGCTGAATAA
- a CDS encoding acyl carrier protein has translation MSEIESKVKAIIVDKLGVDEAEVKPEASFTNDLGADSLDTVELIMEFEKEFSISIPDDKAEKIATVGDAIAYIEENAK, from the coding sequence ATGTCAGAAATTGAAAGCAAAGTAAAGGCAATTATCGTTGATAAGCTCGGTGTTGATGAGGCAGAAGTTAAGCCAGAGGCAAGCTTCACAAACGACCTCGGTGCAGACTCTTTGGATACTGTAGAGTTGATTATGGAGTTCGAGAAGGAGTTCTCTATCTCTATCCCAGACGATAAGGCTGAGAAGATTGCTACTGTAGGTGACGCTATCGCTTACATCGAGGAGAACGCTAAGTAA
- a CDS encoding DUF4254 domain-containing protein — translation MTFTENANKIFNQAIADYHIKDNIDTPINNPFAEGTIENRLYLKCWIDTVQWHFEDIIRDPQIDPAEALVLKRRIDKSNQDRTDLVEQIDSYFREVYKDVKVQDDARINTESPAWAVDRLSILALKIYHMKEQVNRPEASAEHKAKCQAKLNVLLEQQVDLSTAIDQLLEDIEAGRKYMKVYRQMKMYNDPSTNPVLYNQK, via the coding sequence ATGACATTTACAGAAAACGCGAATAAGATATTTAATCAGGCGATAGCCGATTATCATATCAAAGACAACATTGATACTCCTATCAATAATCCTTTCGCTGAGGGTACCATCGAGAATCGTCTCTACCTCAAATGTTGGATTGATACCGTGCAGTGGCACTTCGAGGATATCATCCGTGATCCGCAGATTGACCCTGCCGAAGCACTCGTATTGAAACGCCGAATCGACAAGAGTAATCAAGATCGCACAGACCTCGTGGAGCAGATTGACTCTTACTTCCGTGAGGTTTACAAAGACGTGAAGGTGCAGGATGATGCACGCATCAACACCGAGAGTCCGGCATGGGCAGTAGACCGCCTGAGCATCCTCGCCCTCAAGATTTATCACATGAAGGAACAGGTGAATCGCCCTGAGGCATCAGCAGAGCACAAGGCAAAATGCCAGGCTAAGCTCAACGTGCTGCTCGAACAGCAGGTAGACCTCTCTACAGCCATCGACCAACTCCTGGAAGACATCGAGGCAGGAAGAAAGTACATGAAGGTGTATCGACAGATGAAGATGTACAACGATCCATCAACCAATCCTGTACTCTACAATCAGAAGTAA
- a CDS encoding glycosyltransferase family 9 protein, with amino-acid sequence MKTEHILVIRFSAMGDVAMTVPVVYSLAKQYPHVRITVLSRPFARPFFENLSPNVGFMEADLKGEYKGVKGLNALYRRLIAKQFTAIADLHSVLRSSYLRMRFNLDNFNVAHIDKHRKGKRMLVASTNKKLVKQPSSFQNYADVFEQLGYPVKLDFQSMFGEGKGDLSTLPQEVFQAEGGNLISLDDNNLEAPWIGIAPFAAHAGKIYPQPLMEKVIQQLISHYPHSHIFLFGGGKDETPVMDAWAEKFPQVVNASAKLHGISDELILMSHLRVMLSMDSGNMHLASLVNTPVVSIWGATHPYAGFMGWHQSPENAVQLDMPCRPCSIYGNKPCMRGDFACMKNISPEMVVEKLDRILKKR; translated from the coding sequence ATGAAGACAGAGCATATTCTCGTAATAAGATTCTCAGCCATGGGCGACGTTGCCATGACTGTGCCCGTGGTATATTCCCTGGCAAAGCAATATCCTCATGTGAGAATCACCGTGCTGAGCCGTCCATTCGCCCGTCCTTTCTTCGAAAACCTCTCCCCTAACGTCGGATTCATGGAAGCTGACCTCAAGGGTGAGTATAAAGGTGTAAAAGGACTGAATGCCCTCTATCGCAGGCTCATCGCCAAGCAGTTTACGGCGATAGCCGATCTTCACAGCGTGCTCCGCTCCAGCTATCTGCGCATGCGCTTCAACCTGGACAACTTCAATGTGGCACACATTGACAAGCATCGCAAGGGAAAACGCATGCTCGTGGCAAGCACCAACAAGAAACTGGTAAAGCAGCCATCATCTTTCCAAAACTATGCCGATGTTTTTGAACAGTTGGGTTATCCGGTAAAACTGGATTTCCAAAGCATGTTTGGTGAGGGAAAAGGCGACTTATCCACGCTTCCACAAGAAGTTTTCCAAGCAGAAGGAGGAAATCTCATTTCTCTGGATGACAACAACTTAGAAGCTCCTTGGATAGGTATAGCTCCTTTTGCGGCACATGCCGGGAAAATTTATCCACAACCCCTGATGGAAAAAGTTATTCAGCAACTTATCAGCCATTATCCACATAGTCACATCTTCCTTTTTGGCGGCGGTAAAGATGAAACTCCTGTGATGGATGCCTGGGCTGAGAAGTTCCCGCAGGTGGTGAATGCATCTGCCAAGCTCCATGGCATCTCAGACGAGCTGATTCTCATGAGTCATCTCCGCGTTATGCTGAGCATGGATAGCGGCAATATGCATCTGGCATCGCTTGTCAACACGCCAGTGGTGAGCATCTGGGGTGCTACCCACCCTTACGCAGGCTTTATGGGATGGCACCAAAGCCCAGAAAATGCCGTACAGCTCGACATGCCTTGTCGGCCTTGCAGCATTTACGGCAACAAACCCTGTATGCGAGGCGACTTTGCCTGCATGAAGAACATATCGCCAGAAATGGTGGTGGAAAAACTAGATAGAATCTTAAAGAAGAGATAA
- the nadA gene encoding quinolinate synthase NadA, translating to MVKNDWIKKGYVDEPIDETLDLKAEIRKLCKEKDAIILAHYYTVGEIQDIADFVGDSLALARKAAETDAKVMVMCGVHFMAETCKLLSPDKTVLCPDLNAGCSLADSCKAEDLKKYKEEHPGYKVVSYVNTTAAVKALTDCVVTSGNAKKVIDSFPQDEKIIFGPDYNLGNYINSVTGRNMLLWNGGCHVHEKFSVEAIVKLKQEHPEAVVMAHLECKAPVLAVADVKGSTATMLHYAQEHPEIKEYIIATEAGILHELERNCPDVIFYPVPPEVSEGGVGCSCNECEYMKMNSLKKIYNSLKFGWPTVEVAEDIAKDAVKPIEKMLSLS from the coding sequence ATGGTGAAAAACGATTGGATAAAGAAAGGTTACGTGGATGAACCTATCGACGAGACCTTGGACTTGAAGGCTGAAATCAGAAAGCTTTGCAAGGAGAAAGATGCGATTATCCTCGCCCACTACTACACGGTTGGTGAGATTCAGGATATTGCCGACTTTGTGGGTGATTCTTTGGCACTGGCTCGCAAGGCTGCTGAAACCGATGCTAAGGTGATGGTTATGTGCGGTGTGCACTTCATGGCTGAGACTTGCAAGCTCCTGAGCCCTGACAAAACCGTGCTCTGCCCTGACCTGAATGCCGGCTGCTCGCTCGCCGACAGCTGCAAGGCTGAGGATTTGAAGAAATATAAGGAGGAGCATCCTGGTTACAAGGTGGTGAGCTATGTGAATACCACGGCTGCCGTGAAGGCGCTTACCGATTGCGTAGTGACCAGCGGTAATGCCAAAAAGGTGATTGACAGCTTCCCACAGGACGAGAAGATTATCTTTGGTCCTGATTACAACCTCGGCAACTATATCAACAGCGTAACGGGCAGAAATATGCTGCTCTGGAACGGTGGCTGCCATGTACACGAGAAATTCTCTGTAGAGGCCATCGTTAAGTTGAAGCAGGAGCATCCTGAGGCTGTTGTGATGGCTCACTTGGAGTGCAAGGCACCTGTGCTTGCCGTAGCCGACGTGAAGGGTTCTACAGCCACCATGCTGCATTATGCCCAGGAGCATCCGGAAATCAAGGAGTATATCATCGCCACAGAGGCTGGTATCCTGCATGAGTTGGAGCGCAATTGCCCTGATGTCATCTTCTATCCTGTGCCACCAGAGGTAAGCGAGGGTGGAGTAGGCTGCAGCTGCAATGAGTGCGAGTACATGAAGATGAACTCTTTGAAGAAGATTTATAATAGCTTGAAGTTCGGTTGGCCTACAGTGGAAGTGGCAGAGGATATTGCCAAGGATGCTGTGAAGCCTATCGAGAAGATGCTTTCGCTTTCATAA